Proteins from one Alysiella filiformis genomic window:
- a CDS encoding diaminobutyrate--2-oxoglutarate transaminase: MNHITPTSPVQASNEYYLNRQNAMESQVRSYPRKLPLAIAKAQGCRVTDVEGNEYLDCLAGAGTLALGHNHPAIIQSIQDVLASGLPLHTLDLTTPLKDAFTETLLSYFPENYVLQFCGPTGADAAEAAIKLAKTHTGRANVIAFSGGYHGMTHGALALTGNLGAKNAVNNLMAGVQFMPYPHEYRCPLGLGGAAGVDALTHYFENFIEDVESGVVKPAAVILEAIQGEGGVVTAPVKWLRKIREVTAKHGIALIVDEVQAGFGRSGKMFAFEHADIQPDIVMMSKAVGGSLPLAVLAIKKEFDAWQPAGHTGTFRGNQMAMATGLATLRVMKEENLPENARVRGEFLQAALNDLKAEFPCIGNVRGRGLMIGIEIVDENQAADRTGAHPADPALAVAVQKACFNNKLLLERGGRNGTVIRLLPPLTLTHDDCVELLAKFKQSLADAIKAVRG; the protein is encoded by the coding sequence ATGAATCACATCACACCCACTTCGCCCGTTCAAGCCAGCAACGAATACTATCTGAATCGCCAAAACGCGATGGAATCACAAGTTCGCAGCTATCCACGCAAATTGCCGCTCGCCATTGCCAAAGCGCAAGGCTGCCGCGTTACCGATGTGGAAGGCAATGAATATCTGGATTGCTTGGCAGGCGCAGGCACGCTGGCTTTGGGACACAACCACCCAGCCATTATCCAAAGCATTCAAGACGTGTTGGCAAGCGGTTTGCCCTTACACACTTTGGATTTGACCACGCCACTCAAAGATGCGTTTACCGAAACGCTGTTGTCTTATTTTCCCGAAAATTATGTGTTGCAATTTTGCGGCCCCACAGGTGCAGACGCTGCCGAAGCCGCCATCAAATTAGCCAAAACCCACACAGGTCGCGCCAATGTGATTGCCTTTTCAGGCGGTTATCACGGCATGACGCACGGTGCATTGGCTTTAACAGGCAATTTGGGCGCAAAAAATGCAGTCAATAATTTGATGGCTGGTGTGCAATTCATGCCCTATCCGCATGAATACCGTTGTCCGCTCGGTTTGGGTGGCGCAGCGGGTGTGGACGCATTGACCCATTATTTTGAAAACTTTATTGAAGATGTGGAAAGCGGTGTGGTTAAACCTGCTGCCGTGATTTTGGAAGCCATTCAAGGCGAAGGCGGTGTGGTTACTGCGCCCGTGAAATGGTTGCGTAAAATCCGCGAAGTAACAGCCAAACACGGCATTGCGTTGATTGTGGACGAAGTTCAGGCAGGCTTTGGGCGTTCGGGCAAAATGTTTGCATTTGAACACGCCGACATTCAGCCCGATATTGTGATGATGTCCAAAGCGGTGGGTGGCAGCTTGCCTTTGGCGGTGTTGGCAATCAAAAAAGAATTTGACGCATGGCAACCTGCTGGGCACACAGGCACTTTCCGTGGCAACCAAATGGCAATGGCAACAGGTTTAGCCACCTTGCGCGTGATGAAAGAAGAAAATTTGCCCGAAAACGCGCGTGTGCGTGGCGAATTTTTACAGGCAGCCTTAAACGATTTGAAAGCCGAATTTCCCTGCATTGGCAATGTGCGCGGACGCGGTTTGATGATAGGCATTGAAATTGTGGACGAAAACCAAGCTGCCGACCGCACAGGCGCGCATCCAGCCGACCCTGCTTTGGCGGTGGCGGTGCAAAAAGCGTGTTTCAACAACAAATTGCTGCTGGAACGCGGTGGACGCAATGGCACAGTGATTCGCTTGCTGCCGCCTTTGACTTTAACGCACGATGATTGCGTGGAATTGTTGGCAAAATTCAAGCAATCGTTGGCAGATGCGATTAAAGCGGTTCGCGGATAA
- a CDS encoding pyridoxal phosphate-dependent decarboxylase family protein has product MNYLNQHQRALLCAAPQSRADYESAMHTAIQAVSAWLGEEKMYIGGSIRQLREQIRFAPTAQGLGLPETLSRLNELFLNKSLKVHHPHSLAHLHCPTMVASQVAEVLINATNQSMDSWDQSPVASLMEVQLIDWLRQKTGYGKGTAGVFTSGGTQSNLMGVLLARDACIAKHFVNENNETWSVQRDGLPAEALSRVKVVCSENAHFSVQKNMAMMGMGFQSVVTVPCDELGRMDLHALDKTLSQLEQDGKIVACIVATAGTTDAGAMDALPEIRAAADRVGAWVHVDAAWGGALLLSQKYRHYLQGIELADSITLDFHKHFFQSISCGAFLLKDEHNFRFMHYEAEYLNSAYDAEHGVPNLVSKSLQTTRRFDALKLWFTLEALGEDLYASMIDHGIDLSQQVADYIRSQNDLALLVNPQFASVLFRVQPENYPVEFLDSLNQNVADSLFAQGEANIGVTKVNGVQSLKMTLLSPIATLENVQKLLEQVRAEAAKIGDDVKNGTYRPVID; this is encoded by the coding sequence ATGAATTATTTGAATCAACACCAACGCGCCTTGCTCTGTGCCGCACCGCAATCGCGTGCCGACTACGAATCCGCCATGCACACCGCCATTCAAGCCGTGTCCGCATGGTTGGGCGAAGAAAAAATGTACATAGGCGGCAGCATTCGCCAACTGCGCGAACAAATCCGTTTTGCCCCCACCGCGCAAGGTTTGGGGCTGCCTGAAACTTTATCGCGCCTGAACGAATTGTTTTTAAACAAAAGTTTGAAAGTCCACCACCCTCATTCTTTGGCGCATTTGCATTGCCCCACCATGGTTGCCAGCCAAGTGGCAGAAGTGCTGATTAACGCCACCAATCAATCTATGGATTCGTGGGACCAAAGCCCAGTCGCCTCGCTGATGGAAGTGCAACTCATTGATTGGTTGCGACAAAAAACAGGCTATGGCAAAGGCACGGCTGGCGTGTTCACATCGGGCGGCACGCAATCCAATTTAATGGGCGTGTTGTTGGCGCGAGATGCCTGTATCGCCAAACATTTTGTCAATGAAAACAATGAAACATGGTCGGTGCAACGCGATGGCTTGCCTGCCGAAGCCTTGTCGCGTGTGAAAGTGGTTTGTTCGGAAAACGCGCATTTTTCCGTACAAAAAAACATGGCAATGATGGGCATGGGCTTTCAATCGGTCGTAACCGTGCCGTGTGATGAATTGGGTCGCATGGATTTGCACGCTTTGGATAAAACCTTGTCGCAACTGGAACAAGACGGCAAAATCGTGGCGTGCATTGTTGCCACCGCAGGCACAACAGACGCTGGCGCAATGGACGCGCTGCCTGAAATTCGTGCCGCCGCCGACCGCGTGGGCGCATGGGTGCATGTGGACGCGGCTTGGGGTGGCGCATTGCTGTTGTCGCAAAAATATCGCCATTATTTACAAGGCATTGAGTTGGCAGACAGCATTACGCTGGATTTCCACAAACACTTTTTCCAAAGCATTTCCTGTGGCGCATTTTTGTTGAAAGATGAACACAACTTCCGTTTCATGCACTACGAGGCGGAATATTTGAATTCGGCGTATGACGCGGAACACGGTGTGCCGAATTTGGTCAGCAAATCGCTGCAAACCACGCGCCGCTTTGACGCGCTGAAATTGTGGTTCACTTTGGAGGCGTTGGGCGAGGATTTGTATGCGTCTATGATAGACCATGGTATTGATTTATCACAACAAGTTGCCGATTACATTCGCAGTCAAAATGATTTGGCATTGTTGGTGAATCCCCAATTTGCATCGGTGTTGTTCCGCGTGCAGCCTGAAAATTATCCTGTTGAATTTTTGGACAGTTTAAATCAAAACGTGGCAGACAGCCTGTTTGCACAAGGCGAGGCGAACATTGGCGTAACCAAAGTAAACGGTGTGCAATCGCTGAAAATGACTTTGTTAAGTCCCATTGCCACGCTGGAAAACGTGCAAAAATTGCTGGAACAAGTGCGTGCCGAAGCCGCCAAAATTGGCGATGATGTGAAAAATGGCACTTATCGCCCCGTGATTGATTGA